The following are encoded together in the Methylomonas methanica MC09 genome:
- a CDS encoding TatD family hydrolase: MPGITSPPLPAPDLIDIHCHQLSGSDHRQILSRDVHELASHPIAALDRIEALLTNRRYLSLGMHPWFIKHQTIETAFLRLKSCTHHPKILAIGECGLDKCIDTPMSVQIEVFSRQVQLSEELGKPLIIHCVRAFAELLQLKKSLAPTQPWIMHGFTGKPALAAQLIQHDCYISFGKALLQTGSQATLALQAIPLEQLFLETDAAGVSIDTIYAAAAKIRGIDPINLRRQIHSNFINVFFND; this comes from the coding sequence ATGCCCGGAATAACCTCTCCTCCCCTACCCGCTCCAGACTTAATTGATATACATTGCCATCAATTAAGCGGCTCGGACCACCGGCAAATTCTTAGCCGCGATGTACACGAACTAGCCAGCCACCCTATTGCGGCCTTAGACCGAATCGAAGCCTTACTTACCAACAGGCGCTATTTGAGTCTGGGCATGCATCCCTGGTTCATCAAACATCAGACTATCGAAACCGCTTTCCTGAGGCTTAAATCCTGTACGCACCACCCCAAAATATTGGCTATCGGCGAATGCGGCTTGGACAAATGCATTGATACACCGATGAGCGTGCAGATTGAGGTCTTCAGTCGCCAGGTTCAATTGTCCGAGGAACTTGGCAAACCCCTCATCATCCATTGCGTGCGGGCCTTTGCCGAATTGCTGCAATTGAAAAAAAGTCTGGCTCCGACCCAACCATGGATTATGCACGGCTTTACCGGTAAACCGGCATTGGCCGCACAACTCATCCAACACGACTGTTATATCTCGTTCGGCAAGGCTTTGTTACAGACCGGTAGCCAAGCAACGCTGGCCTTACAGGCCATACCATTGGAGCAGCTGTTTCTGGAAACCGACGCAGCCGGCGTCTCAATTGATACAATCTATGCGGCAGCGGCTAAAATACGCGGCATTGACCCGATAAACTTGCGCCGACAAATCCATAGTAATTTTATAAACGTGTTTTTCAATGACTGA
- a CDS encoding SirB2 family protein encodes MLKHIHLLFVALVTFGFLGRVALAQYRPEMLQQKWIKLSPHILAGLLLLTGIGLVFQGNWLANSYGWIVAKLILMFVFIGLGLMTMREQGQKRWIAFGAALFCLFYIVKVAFTKQAFFFL; translated from the coding sequence ATGCTTAAACATATTCATCTTTTATTTGTTGCCCTGGTTACCTTCGGTTTTTTAGGCAGGGTTGCTCTAGCTCAATACCGTCCGGAGATGCTGCAACAGAAATGGATCAAGCTATCACCGCACATTTTAGCGGGCTTATTACTGCTCACCGGCATCGGCTTGGTTTTTCAAGGCAACTGGTTGGCCAATAGTTATGGCTGGATAGTGGCAAAGCTGATCTTGATGTTCGTTTTCATCGGCCTGGGCTTGATGACAATGCGCGAACAAGGCCAAAAACGCTGGATAGCCTTTGGCGCTGCATTATTTTGCCTGTTTTATATCGTAAAAGTAGCATTCACCAAACAAGCGTTTTTCTTTCTGTAA
- a CDS encoding TOBE domain-containing protein codes for MPQKPTANPLSQFIEADLRLGGMLDSRMIGLLRAIDQSGSINQAAKQVGLSYKGAWQIIERANNGAPKMLINTMTGGSKGGGTRLTETGRAFLDLFDRLQRQHEQFIAQLNQHLLDDPNIILLLQRLVVKTSARNQLFGCIVDIQMGAVSAEVLVKLKDGERIVVTTTLTSISELDLRVGADALLLINNSDITLTPDADHGAFLVNNRLPCRVLRVQQDEVNAEVMVLLAGGETLAVLSSPQSINDMGIAVDQRLWIIFNSNAPILGVKNQPA; via the coding sequence ATGCCCCAAAAACCGACCGCCAATCCGCTGTCCCAATTTATAGAAGCCGACTTACGCCTGGGTGGCATGTTGGATAGCCGCATGATCGGTTTATTGAGAGCCATAGACCAAAGCGGTTCCATCAATCAAGCGGCAAAACAGGTGGGCTTGAGCTACAAAGGCGCCTGGCAAATTATCGAGCGGGCCAATAACGGCGCTCCGAAAATGCTGATCAACACCATGACCGGTGGTAGTAAGGGCGGCGGCACCCGCCTGACCGAAACCGGCCGGGCTTTTTTGGATTTATTCGACCGACTGCAACGTCAACACGAACAATTTATCGCCCAACTCAATCAACACTTATTGGACGATCCCAATATCATTTTGCTGTTACAGCGTTTGGTGGTTAAAACCAGCGCGCGCAATCAATTGTTCGGCTGTATCGTTGATATTCAGATGGGGGCCGTCAGCGCGGAGGTGCTGGTTAAATTAAAAGATGGCGAGCGGATTGTTGTCACCACGACGCTGACTTCGATTAGCGAACTGGACCTGCGTGTCGGAGCGGACGCCCTGTTGCTAATCAATAATTCAGACATTACCTTGACCCCGGACGCGGACCATGGCGCTTTTTTGGTCAACAACCGTTTGCCTTGCCGAGTGCTTCGAGTTCAGCAAGACGAGGTTAATGCGGAAGTGATGGTGTTGCTAGCGGGAGGCGAAACCCTTGCCGTTCTGAGTAGCCCCCAAAGCATTAACGATATGGGTATAGCAGTAGACCAACGGTTATGGATTATATTTAACAGCAATGCGCCTATTTTAGGCGTTAAGAACCAACCGGCATGA
- a CDS encoding cold-shock protein: MSTTMTTGIVKWFNADKGFGFIEQKQGPDVFVHFRNILSTSNNYKTLDEGQHVQFKLGRGPKGPQAEEVTII; the protein is encoded by the coding sequence ATGTCTACTACAATGACAACCGGTATCGTTAAATGGTTTAACGCAGACAAAGGCTTTGGCTTCATCGAACAAAAACAAGGTCCGGATGTATTCGTACATTTCAGAAACATTTTGTCTACCAGCAACAACTACAAAACGCTGGACGAAGGCCAACACGTACAATTTAAATTGGGCCGCGGCCCTAAAGGTCCGCAAGCCGAAGAAGTGACCATTATCTAA
- a CDS encoding DUF5658 family protein, producing MNKNILRPFKTAGHVLANSVNDLALSLRCACLYNRTTRTAIRGIDPVQFKYFINTSLILLFALLHTADGIVTYFGLKFNYATEVNPILIFFAGTMGLGLAIFALKLLCVEFIAVLYFARRNINGGWATVSLLSADAFYSWVVSNNILLVVGA from the coding sequence ATGAACAAGAACATACTCCGCCCATTCAAAACCGCTGGTCACGTTTTAGCTAATAGCGTCAATGACTTGGCGTTATCCTTGCGATGCGCTTGCTTATACAACCGCACTACCCGAACCGCTATCCGCGGCATCGACCCCGTACAGTTTAAATACTTTATCAATACGTCCTTGATTCTGCTGTTTGCCTTGCTGCATACAGCCGACGGCATAGTCACCTATTTTGGTCTTAAGTTTAACTATGCCACGGAAGTCAACCCGATACTGATCTTTTTTGCCGGCACCATGGGTTTGGGGCTGGCTATTTTTGCGCTTAAGCTACTGTGCGTTGAATTCATCGCCGTACTGTACTTCGCCCGTCGTAATATCAACGGCGGCTGGGCCACGGTTTCCTTACTCAGCGCAGACGCATTTTACAGCTGGGTAGTCAGTAACAATATCCTGCTGGTAGTGGGCGCTTGA
- the hflK gene encoding FtsH protease activity modulator HflK: MSWNEPGGDKKDPWSGRNNENSPPDLDEVIRSLQDKLGGIFGGRSGGGGDPEGAAMKGIGYLAAGALVLWGLSGFYTLDEGTRGVVTRFGAYIETTSPGLNWHIPAPIEQVQVINVEQQRFIEVGYRSGSGQALGSVPKEAMMLTKDENIVDVRLAVQYQVKDAKDYAFNVLDPNSTLKQVTESVERGVIGASNMDFVLTEGRSEIVMAIKAEIQSVMDNYKAGILVTSVNLQDAQPPEQVQGAFEDAIRAREDKQRLINEAEAYSNDVVPKARGAASRVIQEAEGYKVKVTAEATGDVSRFSQLLVEYKKAPAVTKERIYIESMESVLERSNNVLVDVKGGNNIMYLPLDKLTNKTSEEVQAAPVVHESVSTPPVREFKSDIRASSRERDVRGR, translated from the coding sequence ATGTCTTGGAATGAACCCGGTGGTGATAAGAAAGACCCCTGGAGTGGTCGCAATAATGAAAACAGTCCGCCCGATCTGGACGAAGTCATTCGTTCATTGCAGGACAAGCTAGGCGGTATCTTCGGCGGTCGTTCCGGAGGCGGCGGCGATCCCGAGGGCGCGGCTATGAAAGGGATCGGTTATTTGGCTGCCGGAGCCCTGGTGTTATGGGGGTTAAGCGGTTTTTATACGCTGGACGAGGGCACGCGTGGGGTTGTTACCCGTTTCGGCGCTTATATTGAAACCACCAGTCCCGGTTTGAATTGGCATATTCCCGCGCCTATTGAGCAGGTGCAAGTCATCAATGTCGAACAGCAACGCTTTATCGAAGTCGGTTACCGTTCGGGTAGCGGTCAAGCGTTGGGATCGGTGCCGAAAGAAGCCATGATGTTGACCAAGGATGAAAATATCGTCGATGTACGTCTGGCGGTGCAGTATCAAGTTAAAGATGCCAAAGATTATGCATTCAACGTATTGGACCCGAACTCGACCTTAAAGCAGGTCACCGAAAGTGTTGAACGCGGGGTGATCGGCGCCAGCAATATGGATTTTGTGTTGACCGAAGGTCGCAGCGAAATCGTCATGGCGATCAAGGCGGAAATTCAGTCCGTAATGGATAATTATAAAGCCGGCATACTGGTGACCAGCGTCAACCTTCAGGATGCGCAACCACCCGAGCAGGTGCAGGGTGCTTTTGAAGATGCCATTCGTGCCCGCGAGGATAAACAGCGTTTGATCAACGAGGCTGAAGCCTATTCCAACGATGTAGTGCCTAAAGCGCGCGGAGCGGCATCCCGTGTTATTCAGGAAGCGGAAGGTTACAAAGTGAAAGTGACTGCGGAAGCAACGGGTGATGTCAGCCGTTTCTCGCAACTATTGGTGGAATACAAAAAAGCCCCAGCCGTGACCAAGGAACGTATTTATATCGAATCCATGGAATCGGTATTGGAGCGTTCGAACAATGTCCTGGTCGATGTTAAAGGAGGTAACAATATCATGTATTTACCGCTGGATAAGCTGACCAATAAAACCAGTGAAGAAGTGCAGGCGGCTCCGGTAGTTCATGAGTCTGTTTCAACGCCTCCGGTTAGAGAATTTAAAAGCGATATCCGGGCTTCAAGCCGTGAACGCGATGTGAGAGGGCGCTAA
- the hflX gene encoding ribosome rescue GTPase HflX, whose translation MFERPEAGERAVLVHLNLQVGQEDLDELKELTKSAGAQPICVVTGSRHRPDPKYFVGKGKLDEIKTVVSEQQADIVIVNHPLSPSQERNLEKALEVRVVDRNGLILDIFAQRAQTFEGKLQVELAQLKHLSTRLIRGWTHLERQKGGIGLRGPGETQLETDRRLLAVRIKQIQQRLEKVQKQRHQGRSKRKKAEIPTVSLVGYTNAGKSTLFNTLTGADIYAADQLFATLDPTLRHLAIGDSGEVVLADTVGFIRHLPHELVAAFRSTLQEASEADLLLHVIDAHAEDRDDTIFQVNQVLDDIEAGKIPQLRVFNKIDLLDGVLPHIDYDDQGRPVNVWISAQSGAGCELLRQALSAFFASSKIIKKCFLPASQAGLKAKWFGLVRFIDETVNDRGDCELTIEIDKKNLGLLKDIRVEEVA comes from the coding sequence TTGTTTGAACGTCCTGAAGCAGGTGAACGGGCAGTTCTCGTTCACCTGAATTTGCAAGTCGGGCAGGAAGATCTCGACGAGCTCAAAGAACTGACCAAATCCGCGGGTGCCCAGCCCATTTGTGTAGTGACCGGCAGTCGGCATCGGCCCGACCCGAAATATTTCGTCGGCAAAGGCAAGCTGGACGAAATCAAGACAGTTGTTAGCGAACAGCAAGCGGATATTGTTATCGTCAATCATCCATTATCTCCCAGCCAAGAACGCAATCTGGAAAAAGCCCTGGAAGTGCGGGTGGTGGACAGGAACGGCTTGATTTTGGATATATTTGCCCAGCGCGCCCAAACTTTCGAAGGTAAATTGCAGGTGGAGCTAGCGCAGCTAAAGCATTTATCCACCCGGCTGATTCGCGGTTGGACTCACCTTGAGCGGCAAAAAGGCGGTATCGGTCTGCGCGGTCCCGGCGAAACCCAATTGGAAACCGACCGACGTTTGCTGGCGGTACGGATTAAACAAATTCAGCAGCGTCTGGAGAAAGTGCAGAAGCAGCGGCATCAAGGCCGCAGCAAGCGTAAAAAAGCCGAAATTCCCACCGTGTCATTGGTGGGTTATACCAATGCCGGGAAATCCACCTTATTCAATACCCTGACCGGCGCCGATATTTATGCGGCGGACCAGTTGTTTGCCACCTTGGATCCTACCCTGCGGCATTTGGCCATCGGCGATAGCGGCGAGGTGGTGTTGGCCGATACGGTTGGGTTTATTCGTCACTTACCCCATGAATTGGTGGCAGCGTTTCGTTCCACCTTGCAGGAGGCCAGCGAGGCCGATTTACTGCTGCATGTGATCGATGCGCATGCGGAGGATAGGGATGACACCATTTTTCAGGTTAATCAGGTGTTGGACGACATCGAGGCCGGCAAAATTCCGCAACTGAGAGTATTCAATAAAATCGATTTATTGGATGGCGTATTACCGCACATCGATTATGACGACCAGGGGCGGCCGGTGAATGTCTGGATTAGCGCGCAATCCGGCGCTGGTTGCGAGCTGTTGCGGCAAGCTTTGTCGGCGTTTTTTGCCAGCAGCAAAATCATCAAAAAGTGTTTCCTGCCGGCCAGTCAGGCGGGCTTGAAAGCCAAATGGTTTGGCTTGGTGCGGTTCATCGATGAGACAGTCAATGATCGTGGCGATTGCGAATTGACCATTGAAATCGATAAAAAAAATCTCGGATTACTGAAAGATATCAGGGTTGAGGAAGTGGCTTAG
- the hfq gene encoding RNA chaperone Hfq, producing MSKAQNLQDSFLNALRKEHTPVSIFLVNGIKLQGRVDSFDQYVVMLKNTVNQMVYKHAISTIVPSKNVNMHRDADASDES from the coding sequence ATGTCGAAAGCACAAAACTTGCAGGATAGTTTTTTGAATGCTCTGAGAAAAGAGCATACCCCTGTATCGATTTTTTTGGTCAACGGTATCAAGTTGCAAGGCCGAGTTGATTCCTTCGATCAATACGTGGTGATGTTGAAAAATACCGTTAATCAAATGGTTTACAAGCATGCCATTTCCACTATTGTGCCCAGCAAAAACGTCAATATGCATCGCGATGCGGATGCCAGCGATGAAAGTTAA
- the ettA gene encoding energy-dependent translational throttle protein EttA, with protein sequence MAQYIFSMNRVGKIVPPKKYILKDISLSFFPGAKIGVLGLNGSGKSTLLRIMAGVDKEIEGEAIPLKGINIGYLPQEPQLDPNKTVRGNIEEAVQPIKDALAQLDAVYAAYADPDADFDKLAAEQAKLEDIINACDGHNLDRTLEIAADALRLPEWDADVTKLSGGEKRRVALCRLLLSKPDMLLLDEPTNHLDAESVAWLERFLHDYAGTVVAVTHDRYFLDNVAGWILELDRGMGIPWEGNYSSWLEQKEKRLELEEKQESSRQKAMKAELEWVRSNPKGRHAKSKARLARFEELSSVEVQKRNETQEIYIPPGPRLGDVAIEAEAISKGFGERLLINNLSFKLPPGGIVGIIGPNGAGKTTLFRMMAGFEKPDSGEITIGQTVQLAYVDQLRDDMDNNKTVWEEVSDGLDVITVGKYETPSRAYLGRFNFKGADQQKRIGELSGGERNRVHLAKLLKSGGNVLLLDEPTNDLDVETLRALEEALLAFPGCAVVISHDRWFLDRIATHILAFEGDSEVVWFEGNYADYEEDRHRRLGTDADNPHRIKYKKIV encoded by the coding sequence ATGGCGCAATACATATTTTCGATGAATCGGGTTGGCAAGATCGTGCCGCCCAAGAAGTACATTCTTAAAGACATTTCCCTGTCCTTTTTTCCCGGTGCCAAAATCGGTGTGTTGGGTTTGAACGGTTCCGGTAAATCCACGCTGCTACGCATCATGGCCGGGGTTGATAAGGAGATCGAAGGCGAAGCGATTCCGTTAAAAGGCATCAACATCGGCTATTTGCCGCAGGAGCCGCAACTCGATCCGAATAAAACCGTGCGCGGCAATATCGAAGAAGCGGTGCAACCGATAAAAGACGCGCTGGCGCAATTGGATGCGGTGTATGCCGCCTATGCCGATCCGGACGCCGATTTCGACAAGTTGGCCGCGGAACAAGCCAAGTTGGAAGATATTATCAATGCTTGCGATGGGCACAATCTGGATCGTACGCTGGAAATTGCCGCCGATGCTTTGCGCTTGCCGGAGTGGGATGCCGACGTCACTAAACTGTCCGGGGGCGAGAAACGCCGGGTGGCTTTGTGCCGCTTGTTGTTGTCCAAACCCGATATGTTGTTGCTGGACGAGCCGACCAACCACTTGGATGCCGAATCGGTTGCCTGGCTGGAACGCTTTCTGCACGACTATGCCGGTACTGTGGTCGCGGTTACCCATGATCGTTACTTCCTGGATAATGTGGCCGGCTGGATTTTGGAACTGGACCGCGGCATGGGGATTCCTTGGGAAGGCAACTATTCTTCGTGGCTGGAGCAAAAGGAAAAACGTCTGGAGCTGGAAGAGAAGCAGGAGTCGTCTCGGCAGAAAGCCATGAAGGCCGAGTTGGAGTGGGTGCGTTCCAATCCGAAAGGCCGGCACGCAAAAAGTAAGGCGCGTTTGGCTCGCTTCGAAGAACTTTCGTCGGTTGAAGTGCAAAAACGCAACGAGACTCAGGAAATTTATATTCCGCCCGGACCGCGTCTCGGCGATGTGGCGATTGAGGCCGAGGCTATCAGCAAGGGCTTCGGCGAGCGCTTGTTGATCAATAATCTCAGCTTTAAGTTACCGCCGGGCGGTATCGTGGGTATTATCGGTCCGAATGGTGCGGGTAAAACCACCCTGTTCCGCATGATGGCCGGTTTTGAAAAACCCGATTCCGGCGAGATTACCATCGGTCAAACCGTGCAACTGGCGTATGTCGACCAGTTGCGCGACGACATGGATAACAACAAAACCGTTTGGGAAGAAGTCTCCGACGGTCTGGATGTGATCACGGTCGGTAAATACGAAACACCGTCGCGCGCCTATCTGGGACGATTTAATTTTAAAGGGGCCGATCAGCAAAAACGTATCGGCGAATTGTCCGGCGGCGAGCGCAACCGGGTGCATTTGGCCAAGTTGCTGAAAAGCGGCGGCAATGTGTTGCTGCTTGACGAGCCGACCAACGATCTGGATGTCGAAACCCTGCGAGCCCTGGAAGAAGCCTTGTTGGCGTTTCCCGGTTGCGCGGTGGTCATTTCGCATGATCGCTGGTTTCTGGACCGGATTGCCACGCACATTTTGGCCTTTGAAGGGGACAGCGAGGTGGTCTGGTTCGAGGGTAATTATGCCGACTACGAAGAAGATAGGCATCGCCGGCTGGGAACCGATGCCGATAATCCGCATCGTATCAAGTACAAAAAAATTGTTTAA
- a CDS encoding J domain-containing protein, with translation MLEHQTYYDILKVTRDAPTEVIHAAFKALMQLNHPDNFKDREDECIAIAMQLREACDVLITPDTRAQYDKWLEKENQVVNGDCDVQLPVNAKGRMAA, from the coding sequence ATGCTGGAACATCAAACTTACTACGACATTTTAAAAGTAACACGAGACGCCCCCACCGAGGTTATCCATGCTGCATTCAAGGCTCTAATGCAGTTAAATCATCCCGATAATTTCAAAGACAGGGAAGATGAATGCATCGCTATTGCCATGCAACTTCGGGAAGCGTGCGACGTGTTGATTACGCCCGACACCAGAGCCCAATATGACAAATGGCTCGAAAAAGAAAATCAAGTAGTAAACGGCGATTGCGACGTTCAGTTACCCGTAAACGCCAAAGGCAGAATGGCGGCTTGA
- a CDS encoding tRNA threonylcarbamoyladenosine dehydratase: MTDLSWLSRTELLIGDTKLERLQNSHVLVVGMGGVGSFAAEFICRAGVGQMTIVDGDVVETSNRNRQLPALATTIGQSKADVMGERLLAINPNLKLTIKHEFITPDTAAELLDTHYDYVVDAIDSLTPKIHLIRAANARKMKIISSMGAGGKLDPTHLKVVDISKTYNCPFAQFIRIRLRKHGISRGVKVVFSPEVVNKDSLMFTDGSNYKKSAYGTISYLPAAFGGVCASVVIRNLIHEAAHAEPKPHKHD; this comes from the coding sequence ATGACTGACTTAAGCTGGCTTTCCCGCACCGAACTCCTGATAGGCGACACTAAACTCGAACGACTGCAAAATTCTCATGTGTTGGTGGTCGGCATGGGCGGGGTGGGATCGTTTGCGGCCGAATTCATTTGCCGAGCCGGTGTCGGCCAGATGACTATCGTCGACGGCGATGTGGTGGAAACCAGTAACCGCAACCGCCAATTACCGGCTTTAGCCACCACGATCGGACAGTCCAAAGCCGACGTGATGGGCGAACGTTTGTTGGCTATTAATCCGAATTTGAAGTTGACCATCAAACACGAATTCATCACGCCGGATACCGCCGCAGAATTACTCGATACCCATTACGACTACGTGGTCGACGCCATCGACAGCCTGACGCCGAAAATCCACCTGATCCGCGCAGCCAATGCCCGAAAGATGAAAATCATCAGCTCAATGGGGGCTGGCGGCAAGTTGGATCCGACTCATTTGAAAGTGGTGGATATTTCCAAAACCTATAACTGCCCTTTCGCTCAGTTCATTCGCATTCGGCTGCGGAAACACGGCATCAGCCGGGGGGTCAAGGTGGTGTTTTCACCCGAAGTGGTCAACAAGGATTCTTTAATGTTTACCGACGGCAGCAATTATAAAAAATCCGCCTACGGCACCATTTCCTATTTGCCGGCGGCTTTCGGCGGCGTATGCGCCTCGGTGGTAATACGCAATTTAATTCACGAAGCCGCCCACGCGGAACCCAAACCCCACAAGCATGACTGA
- a CDS encoding YgjV family protein encodes MHLPAYLIGAVAVLIEWRSYNLPNPHEFRRWSALAALLWALQYLLLGAWTAGLSMAVTALRTSLSGQRSRKLVKHASVVGFVVIFAGLTHLSWQGYISLLPAFAVTNTTLALYYFDNRNMRIALLASSLAWIINDVYWQAWPALVAESVAIGINIRTIRKLLIE; translated from the coding sequence ATGCACCTACCGGCCTATCTAATCGGTGCTGTCGCTGTCCTGATCGAATGGCGATCCTATAATTTACCAAACCCTCACGAGTTTCGCCGCTGGTCGGCATTGGCTGCCTTATTGTGGGCGCTGCAATACCTTCTGTTAGGGGCCTGGACCGCCGGATTAAGCATGGCTGTTACCGCATTGAGAACTTCGTTATCCGGACAGCGCTCTCGAAAGCTCGTCAAACACGCTTCAGTCGTCGGATTCGTCGTGATTTTCGCCGGCTTGACCCATTTGTCTTGGCAAGGTTACATTTCGTTACTACCGGCCTTCGCCGTCACCAACACCACGTTAGCCCTATATTACTTTGACAATCGTAATATGCGCATTGCTCTATTGGCCTCCAGTCTGGCCTGGATAATAAATGATGTATATTGGCAGGCTTGGCCCGCGTTGGTTGCCGAAAGTGTGGCGATTGGCATCAATATTCGCACTATTCGCAAACTATTAATCGAGTAG